A stretch of the Arthrobacter stackebrandtii genome encodes the following:
- a CDS encoding glycosyltransferase family 4 protein yields MRIAIVAETFLPEMNGVTHSLLKILQHLDDRGDEVLVIAPSTLEKAPGTVEGAAVQRLPAVPLAGYRNIRVAVGGVGRIKAMLAEFGPDVVHLASPFVLGWRAVKAAAALGIPSVAIYQTDVPAYASRYGMPMLENWAWQRVERIHTAATRTLAPSTDSVHKLKGHGIPRVELWRRGVDTARFHPGNRDGAFRARVAPQGERIIGYVGRLALEKQVEDLAAVLDIPNTRLVVVGDGPRRAFLEAALPGACFTGFLDGDELAAAMASFDLFVHPGELETFCQTIQEAMASGVPVVATGRGGPVDLVDSSRTGWLYAPGNLAQLRAYAADLTGDDAKRAAFAAAAVQQVQGRSWHAVCEQLMEHYAEAVARQQGMNAAARSARRQAARR; encoded by the coding sequence GTGAGGATCGCAATAGTTGCCGAAACGTTCCTGCCCGAGATGAACGGGGTAACCCATTCACTGCTGAAAATACTGCAACATCTTGACGACAGGGGTGATGAGGTGCTTGTCATAGCACCCTCCACCTTGGAGAAGGCCCCCGGCACGGTGGAAGGGGCCGCCGTCCAGCGCCTGCCCGCTGTTCCGCTGGCCGGCTACCGGAACATCCGGGTGGCGGTGGGCGGCGTGGGCCGGATCAAGGCGATGCTCGCCGAGTTCGGCCCCGACGTCGTCCATCTCGCCTCGCCCTTTGTCCTGGGCTGGCGGGCGGTGAAGGCCGCAGCGGCACTGGGCATCCCGTCGGTGGCTATTTACCAGACGGATGTGCCGGCCTATGCCTCGCGCTATGGGATGCCGATGCTTGAAAACTGGGCCTGGCAGAGGGTGGAGCGAATCCACACGGCAGCGACCCGGACCCTGGCGCCGTCGACCGATTCGGTGCACAAGCTCAAGGGCCATGGCATCCCACGGGTGGAGCTCTGGCGCAGGGGTGTGGACACGGCACGCTTCCACCCCGGCAACCGCGATGGCGCATTCCGTGCCCGGGTGGCCCCGCAGGGTGAACGCATCATCGGCTATGTGGGCCGCCTGGCGCTGGAGAAGCAGGTGGAGGACCTCGCTGCCGTGCTGGACATCCCCAACACTCGTCTCGTGGTGGTGGGGGACGGACCCCGGAGGGCCTTTCTTGAAGCTGCGCTTCCCGGCGCCTGTTTCACAGGATTTCTGGACGGGGACGAACTGGCGGCGGCAATGGCCTCCTTCGACTTGTTTGTCCATCCCGGGGAACTGGAGACGTTCTGCCAGACCATCCAGGAAGCCATGGCCTCCGGCGTGCCGGTGGTGGCCACGGGCCGGGGCGGCCCGGTCGACCTCGTCGACTCCTCCCGCACCGGTTGGCTTTATGCCCCCGGCAACCTGGCGCAGCTGAGGGCCTATGCCGCGGACCTCACCGGAGACGATGCCAAGCGGGCAGCGTTCGCCGCCGCCGCCGTCCAGCAAGTCCAGGGACGCAGCTGGCACGCAGTCTGCGAACAGCTCATGGAACACTACGCCGAGGCTGTGGCCCGCCAGCAGGGCATGAATGCAGCGGCCAGGTCCGCCAGGCGACAGGCGGCCCGCAGGTGA
- a CDS encoding SGNH/GDSL hydrolase family protein yields MIAGPGRYVALGDSFTEGVGDASSRRPNGVRGWADRVAEGLASAQPGWEYANLAIRSKRLRHVIAEQLEPAVAMEPTLVSLYAGGNDVMDFGTRPVDILDQYEYLVAKLSQTGATLLLFTGYDVEVSPLLGPLRRKNHAYNDGVRMVAEEYGAVLVDYASFAAYAHPHLWAADRLHMSKPGHKYLAARVLEQLEVPHGIAVNNGPDAGSRGAAAWTREQCVWLADWVLPMVARKLRGTTLGDNLTPRWPEPVRVPPKKGLKKLTRKSPQHAAQPRHFRGVG; encoded by the coding sequence GTGATCGCGGGCCCGGGCCGCTACGTCGCCCTGGGGGATTCATTCACGGAGGGTGTCGGGGATGCAAGCAGCCGGCGCCCCAACGGCGTGCGCGGCTGGGCTGACAGGGTGGCGGAGGGCCTGGCAAGTGCCCAGCCCGGTTGGGAGTATGCCAACCTGGCCATCAGGAGCAAGCGGCTGCGGCACGTCATCGCCGAGCAGCTCGAACCGGCCGTCGCCATGGAGCCCACCCTTGTCTCGCTCTACGCAGGCGGCAACGATGTCATGGACTTCGGCACGCGCCCCGTGGACATCCTGGACCAGTACGAGTATCTCGTGGCCAAGCTCTCGCAGACAGGTGCCACGCTGCTGCTGTTCACGGGCTACGACGTCGAAGTGTCGCCGCTGCTGGGACCGCTGCGCCGCAAGAACCACGCCTACAACGACGGCGTGCGCATGGTGGCTGAAGAGTACGGGGCGGTCCTGGTGGACTACGCCTCCTTCGCCGCCTACGCGCATCCGCACTTGTGGGCTGCGGACCGGCTGCACATGTCGAAGCCCGGGCACAAATACCTGGCAGCCCGCGTGCTTGAACAGCTCGAGGTGCCCCACGGCATCGCCGTGAACAACGGGCCCGACGCCGGCAGCCGGGGTGCGGCGGCGTGGACCCGGGAACAGTGCGTGTGGCTGGCGGATTGGGTGCTGCCCATGGTGGCGCGGAAGCTGCGCGGCACCACCCTGGGCGACAACCTCACCCCGCGGTGGCCGGAGCCGGTGCGCGTTCCGCCGAAGAAGGGCTTGAAGAAGCTCACCCGCAAATCACCGCAGCACGCCGCCCAGCCGAGGCACTTTCGCGGCGTGGGGTAA
- the valS gene encoding valine--tRNA ligase, translating into MADNIPGTDTPAPTSSNVPDKPVLEGLEESLTKRWLDEGTYKFNRETTREQVYSIDTPPPTASGSLHVGHMFSYTQTDVLARFQRMTGKNVFYPMGWDDNGLPTERRVQNYYGVRCDPKIAYDADYRPPAAPAKNQRDFDVISRKNFIELCEELAVEDEKVFEHLFQTLGLSVDWDLTYRTIDDHSRAVSQRGFLENLAAGDAYMSEAPTLWDVTFRTAVAQAELEDREMPGAYYRYPFFAEDGTKIYIETTRPELLAACSALVANPDDERYQPLFGKKVTSPLFGVEVEVRAHALAKADKGSGIAMVCTFGDLTDVTWWRELQLPTRAIVGRDGRIIGDTPDWITTEEGRANYAAIAGKTVFSAKEGVVAMLAEAELLDGEAKKIMHPVNFFEKGDKPLEIVSSRQWYIRNGGRDEDRRERLINRGKEIEFHPAFMRSRYDNWISGLNGDWLVSRQRFFGVPVPVWYPLNADGNPDYDHPILPTTEMLPVDPAADAAPGYTEEQRNASGGFVGDADVLDTWATSSLTPQIVGGWGVDETLFSNVYPFDLRPQGHDIIRTWLFSSAVRADALQGSAPWKHAAISGWILDPDRKKMSKSKGNVVVPTDVLNDFGADAVRYWAASAKLGSDTAYEIAQMKIGRRLAIKLLNASKFVLNLGATESNVLTADSAVLSNPLDRGLLAQLSEVVAASTAAFEKYDYARALQLTESFFWHFTDDYVELIKDRAYGAAGEEGQASVLAALATTLDSLLRLFAPFLPFATEEVWSWWRAGSVHRAPWPAAVGVDDGDTSLLATVGEALSGIRKAKSEAKVKQRTQVLSATVAAVEVEAAQLTAGLGDLKAAANAVEITIEVAEGELAVSGVVLAPAEEPAQA; encoded by the coding sequence ATGGCTGACAACATTCCGGGCACAGACACGCCCGCACCCACCTCAAGCAACGTTCCCGACAAGCCCGTTTTGGAGGGCCTCGAGGAGTCCCTCACCAAGCGCTGGCTCGACGAGGGCACCTACAAGTTTAACCGGGAGACCACGCGGGAGCAGGTGTACTCCATCGACACTCCCCCGCCCACGGCGTCCGGATCGCTGCACGTGGGGCACATGTTCTCCTACACGCAGACCGACGTGCTGGCCCGCTTCCAGCGCATGACCGGCAAGAACGTGTTCTACCCCATGGGCTGGGACGACAACGGCCTGCCCACCGAGCGCCGCGTCCAAAACTACTATGGCGTGCGCTGCGACCCGAAAATCGCGTACGACGCCGACTACCGCCCTCCCGCTGCCCCCGCCAAGAACCAGCGTGATTTCGATGTCATCTCGCGCAAGAACTTCATCGAGCTGTGCGAGGAGCTCGCGGTTGAGGACGAGAAGGTCTTCGAGCACCTGTTCCAGACCCTGGGCCTGTCGGTTGACTGGGACCTGACGTACCGCACCATCGACGACCACTCGCGCGCAGTGTCGCAGCGCGGCTTCCTGGAGAACCTGGCCGCAGGCGACGCGTACATGTCCGAGGCCCCCACACTGTGGGACGTCACCTTCCGCACCGCGGTGGCCCAGGCCGAGCTTGAGGACCGCGAAATGCCGGGCGCGTACTACCGGTACCCGTTCTTCGCCGAAGACGGCACCAAGATCTACATCGAGACCACCCGCCCGGAACTCCTCGCAGCCTGCTCTGCACTCGTGGCCAACCCTGACGACGAGCGCTACCAGCCGCTGTTTGGCAAGAAGGTCACCTCGCCGCTGTTCGGGGTTGAGGTTGAGGTCCGCGCGCACGCCCTGGCCAAGGCCGACAAGGGCTCAGGCATCGCCATGGTCTGCACCTTCGGCGACCTGACCGACGTCACCTGGTGGCGCGAGCTGCAGCTGCCCACCCGCGCCATTGTTGGCCGCGACGGGCGCATCATCGGCGACACCCCGGACTGGATCACCACGGAGGAAGGCCGCGCCAACTACGCAGCCATCGCCGGCAAGACCGTCTTCAGCGCCAAGGAGGGCGTGGTTGCCATGCTCGCCGAGGCGGAGCTGCTGGACGGCGAAGCAAAGAAGATCATGCACCCCGTGAACTTCTTTGAAAAGGGCGACAAACCCCTTGAAATCGTCTCCTCCCGCCAGTGGTACATCCGCAACGGCGGCCGCGACGAGGACCGCCGCGAACGGCTCATCAACCGCGGCAAGGAAATCGAGTTCCACCCCGCGTTCATGCGCTCGCGCTACGACAACTGGATCTCGGGCCTGAACGGCGACTGGCTCGTTTCCCGCCAGCGCTTCTTCGGCGTGCCGGTTCCCGTCTGGTACCCGCTGAATGCCGACGGCAACCCGGACTACGACCACCCGATCCTGCCCACCACAGAGATGCTGCCGGTTGACCCCGCGGCGGACGCCGCACCGGGCTACACCGAAGAGCAGCGCAACGCTTCCGGCGGCTTCGTGGGCGATGCCGACGTGCTCGACACCTGGGCCACCTCCTCCCTGACCCCGCAGATCGTGGGCGGCTGGGGCGTTGACGAGACGCTGTTCTCCAACGTCTACCCCTTCGACCTGCGCCCCCAGGGCCACGACATCATCCGCACCTGGCTGTTCTCCTCCGCTGTGCGCGCCGACGCCCTGCAGGGCAGCGCCCCGTGGAAGCATGCCGCCATCTCCGGCTGGATCCTGGACCCGGACCGCAAGAAGATGTCCAAGTCCAAGGGCAACGTGGTGGTTCCCACCGACGTGCTCAACGACTTTGGCGCCGACGCCGTCCGCTACTGGGCGGCCTCCGCCAAGCTCGGCTCCGACACCGCGTACGAGATTGCGCAGATGAAGATCGGCCGCCGCCTGGCCATCAAGCTGCTCAACGCCTCCAAGTTTGTGCTGAACCTGGGCGCCACGGAGTCCAACGTGCTGACCGCCGACTCAGCGGTGCTGAGCAATCCGCTGGACCGCGGACTGCTGGCCCAGCTCTCCGAGGTTGTTGCAGCGTCCACGGCCGCGTTTGAGAAGTACGACTACGCCCGTGCCCTGCAGCTGACCGAGAGCTTCTTCTGGCACTTCACCGACGACTATGTGGAGCTCATCAAGGACCGCGCCTACGGTGCCGCCGGCGAAGAGGGCCAGGCGTCCGTGCTGGCCGCCCTGGCCACCACGCTCGATTCGCTGCTGCGCCTTTTCGCCCCCTTCCTGCCCTTCGCAACGGAGGAAGTGTGGAGCTGGTGGCGCGCCGGTTCGGTGCACCGCGCCCCCTGGCCCGCCGCTGTTGGCGTGGACGACGGCGACACCTCCCTGCTGGCGACCGTCGGCGAGGCATTGAGCGGCATCCGCAAGGCCAAGTCGGAAGCCAAGGTCAAGCAGCGCACCCAGGTGCTCTCGGCGACCGTAGCCGCCGTCGAGGTTGAGGCCGCCCAGCTGACCGCCGGCCTCGGAGACCTCAAGGCAGCCGCCAACGCCGTCGAGATCACCATTGAGGTGGCCGAGGGCGAGCTGGCGGTGTCCGGCGTCGTGCTGGCACCGGCCGAGGAGCCTGCCCAGGCGTAG
- a CDS encoding MepB family protein, translating into MHYSLQMWKEWGAPVADVAPEPESAEYQAHTLSLAGRPAVFRVAKTTPTKVGQFVTLWQRSSAGPIRPFDTHDGVALFIVQAGSGAGLGQFVFPLAVLARHGVVSVGGKGGKRAMRVYPPSVETTSAQARRTQKWQCEWFLPLDAPAARALELISA; encoded by the coding sequence GTGCATTATTCGCTTCAGATGTGGAAAGAGTGGGGTGCTCCGGTTGCGGACGTGGCGCCCGAGCCGGAGAGCGCCGAATATCAGGCCCACACCCTGTCATTGGCCGGGCGGCCTGCGGTTTTCCGCGTTGCCAAGACCACTCCCACCAAGGTTGGCCAGTTCGTGACGCTGTGGCAGCGCTCTTCTGCCGGCCCCATTCGGCCTTTTGACACGCACGACGGCGTTGCCCTGTTCATTGTCCAGGCCGGCTCGGGCGCGGGGCTGGGACAGTTCGTGTTCCCCCTTGCCGTTTTGGCCCGCCACGGCGTGGTGTCCGTAGGCGGCAAGGGCGGCAAGCGGGCCATGCGCGTGTACCCGCCGTCCGTGGAGACCACCAGCGCCCAGGCGCGGCGCACGCAGAAGTGGCAGTGCGAATGGTTCCTGCCGCTTGACGCGCCGGCTGCGCGGGCCCTGGAGCTGATTTCCGCCTGA
- a CDS encoding DUF488 domain-containing protein: MGTIRILRVYEEPEPGEYRVLVDRLWPRGIKKDKIDVWLKEAGPSNEVRNAFGHLPEHFEAFVRDYTAELKANPAVDQLREIIAGHERVVLLYGAKDHHENQAAVLLDFLNAAA; the protein is encoded by the coding sequence ATGGGCACAATCAGGATTTTGCGTGTTTATGAAGAGCCGGAACCGGGGGAGTACCGGGTTCTCGTGGACAGGCTGTGGCCGCGCGGGATCAAAAAAGACAAAATTGATGTCTGGCTCAAGGAGGCGGGCCCCAGCAACGAGGTGCGCAATGCCTTCGGTCACCTGCCCGAGCACTTCGAGGCGTTCGTCCGCGACTACACCGCCGAGCTGAAGGCCAACCCGGCCGTGGACCAGTTGCGTGAGATCATTGCAGGCCACGAGAGGGTCGTGCTGCTCTACGGCGCCAAGGACCACCACGAAAACCAGGCGGCCGTGCTGCTGGACTTCCTGAACGCCGCCGCCTGA
- a CDS encoding SDR family oxidoreductase: MSENTPKNAVVTGASSGIGAATVRQLRRDGWNVVAVARRADRLTALAEETGALAFAADVTRDDDVSRLRDFTTDAFARLGGVDTVINIAGGARGTDRIATADADDWNWMYQANVLGTMNIVKAFLPQLRSHGHGTVLNLTSTAGLAAYEGGAGYNAAKFAQHAITNALRLEEVEHNVRVIEVAPGLVQTEEFALNRLGGDKEAADKVYQGVEKPLTAEDVADVVGYAVGLPHHINLDQIVVRPVAQAANHKLVRK; encoded by the coding sequence ATGAGCGAAAACACCCCCAAAAATGCAGTAGTCACCGGCGCCAGCTCTGGCATCGGCGCCGCCACGGTCCGCCAACTCCGCCGGGACGGCTGGAACGTCGTCGCCGTGGCCCGCCGCGCAGACCGGCTCACCGCGCTCGCCGAGGAGACCGGCGCCCTGGCATTCGCGGCTGATGTCACCAGGGACGACGATGTCTCCCGCCTCCGCGATTTCACCACCGACGCCTTTGCCCGCCTGGGCGGCGTGGACACGGTCATCAACATTGCCGGCGGCGCCCGTGGCACGGACCGCATCGCCACGGCGGACGCCGACGACTGGAACTGGATGTACCAGGCCAACGTCCTGGGCACCATGAACATCGTCAAGGCCTTCCTGCCACAGCTGCGCAGCCACGGCCACGGTACGGTGCTGAACCTGACCTCCACCGCCGGGCTGGCCGCCTATGAAGGCGGAGCCGGCTACAACGCCGCCAAGTTTGCCCAGCACGCCATCACCAACGCCCTGCGCCTGGAAGAGGTGGAGCACAACGTCCGGGTCATCGAGGTGGCCCCCGGCCTGGTGCAGACGGAAGAATTTGCCCTCAACCGCCTAGGCGGCGACAAGGAAGCAGCGGACAAGGTCTACCAGGGAGTGGAGAAGCCGCTGACCGCGGAAGACGTCGCAGACGTGGTGGGCTACGCCGTCGGGCTTCCTCACCACATCAACCTGGACCAGATCGTGGTCCGGCCCGTGGCGCAGGCAGCCAACCACAAACTGGTCCGCAAGTAG
- the ileS gene encoding isoleucine--tRNA ligase: protein MTHFPKATAAHGLHAESNHVPASVRFPEVEELVLKYWAEDGTFQASIDARDAGQDGSNEFVFYDGPPFANGLPHYGHLLTGYAKDLVARYQTQRGRRVERRFGWDTHGLPAELEAMKQLGMTDKAQIEAMGIDKFNDACRSSVMKYAGEWQEYVTRQARWVDFDNDYKTLNVEYMESVLWAFKQLHSKGLTYNGYRVLPYCWKDETPLSNHELRMDDDVYKDRQDQTVTVTFPILTGESALSQELAGVAAIAWTTTPWTLPTNQALAVGPEVRYAVVPAGPNGVTLGAKAGEFLLAEDLVGAHAKDLGYDDGAAAAAAVTATYAGSQLEGLKYEPLWDYFADDEKYGTAKSWQFLVADYVTTTDGTGIVHQAPAYGEEDQKVCEQYGIPVVLSVDEGANFLPLFSEGPLAEIAGVQVFDANKTITRVVKDAGRLVRQASYVHSYPHCWRCRTPLIYRAISSWYVEVTQFKDRMVELNQGINWIPGNVKDGQFGKWLENARDWSISRNRYWGSPIPVWQSDDPEYPRTDVYGSLAEMQADFGRLPLNNDGEVDLHRPFIDELTRPNPDDPTGKSTMRRVEDVLDVWFDSGSMPYGQVHYPFENEDWFNTHNPADFIVEYIGQTRGWFYMLHILSTALFDRPAFRNVISHGIVLGSDGQKMSKSLRNYPDVSEVLDRDGSDAMRWFLMSSPILRGGNLVVTEQGIRDGVRQVILPLWNVYSFFTLYANTADGGKGYDPQLRFDGYTDPMDAYLLANTGDLVRELTAKLDGYDVSGACDSLRVYLDMLTNWYVRRSRNRFFDESADAFDALYTALETVCRVAAPLLPLVTEEIWRGLTGGRSVHLSDWPNADLFVPNAALVEQMDRIQQICSTGSSLRKAAKLRVRLPLQDLTVVAPGAAALDGAEGIVADELNIRTIRFVDAADASPEEFGISQKLVVNARAAGPRLGKDVQLAIKGSKSGDWSVTDGVVTAGGLALEPTEYTLETVVEDAHDGGKTAVAMLPTGGFVVLNTELTPELEAEGTARDMVRAIQQARKDTGLNVSDRIRTIISAPQDVVDALHANAGLVKAETLTVKLELVPGDVDTTITVERSTV, encoded by the coding sequence ATGACCCACTTCCCCAAGGCAACCGCAGCCCACGGCCTGCACGCCGAATCCAACCATGTGCCAGCTTCCGTGCGTTTCCCGGAAGTGGAGGAGCTTGTCCTCAAGTACTGGGCCGAAGACGGCACCTTCCAGGCCAGCATTGACGCCCGCGACGCCGGCCAGGACGGCTCCAACGAGTTCGTCTTCTACGACGGCCCTCCCTTCGCCAACGGCCTGCCGCACTACGGCCACCTGCTGACCGGCTACGCCAAGGACCTCGTGGCCCGCTACCAGACCCAGCGCGGGCGCCGCGTTGAGCGCCGCTTCGGCTGGGACACGCACGGGCTGCCCGCCGAGCTGGAAGCCATGAAGCAGCTGGGCATGACGGACAAGGCCCAGATCGAGGCCATGGGCATCGACAAGTTCAACGACGCCTGCCGCTCCTCCGTCATGAAATACGCCGGCGAATGGCAGGAGTACGTCACCCGCCAAGCCCGCTGGGTTGACTTCGACAACGACTACAAGACCCTCAACGTCGAGTACATGGAATCCGTGCTCTGGGCGTTCAAGCAGCTCCATTCCAAGGGCCTGACCTACAACGGCTACCGCGTGCTGCCCTACTGCTGGAAGGATGAGACGCCCCTCTCCAACCACGAGCTGCGGATGGACGACGACGTCTACAAGGACCGCCAGGACCAGACCGTCACCGTCACCTTCCCCATTCTCACCGGCGAATCCGCGCTTTCCCAGGAACTGGCCGGTGTCGCCGCCATCGCCTGGACCACCACGCCCTGGACCCTGCCCACCAACCAGGCCCTCGCGGTCGGGCCCGAGGTGCGCTACGCCGTCGTTCCCGCCGGCCCGAACGGTGTCACCCTGGGTGCCAAGGCAGGGGAGTTCCTGCTCGCCGAAGACCTCGTTGGCGCGCACGCCAAGGACCTCGGGTACGACGACGGTGCTGCCGCGGCCGCCGCCGTCACCGCCACATACGCGGGTTCCCAGCTGGAGGGCCTGAAGTACGAGCCGCTGTGGGACTACTTTGCCGACGACGAGAAGTACGGCACCGCCAAGTCCTGGCAGTTCCTCGTGGCCGACTACGTCACCACCACCGACGGCACCGGCATCGTCCACCAGGCCCCCGCCTACGGTGAAGAGGACCAGAAGGTCTGCGAGCAGTACGGCATCCCCGTGGTCCTCTCCGTTGACGAGGGAGCCAACTTCCTGCCCCTCTTCTCCGAGGGCCCGCTGGCCGAGATTGCCGGCGTGCAGGTCTTCGATGCGAACAAGACCATCACCCGCGTGGTCAAGGACGCCGGACGCCTGGTCCGCCAGGCCAGCTACGTGCACAGCTACCCGCACTGCTGGCGCTGCCGCACGCCCCTGATCTACCGCGCCATCTCCTCCTGGTACGTGGAAGTCACACAGTTCAAGGACCGCATGGTGGAGCTGAACCAGGGCATCAACTGGATCCCCGGCAACGTCAAGGACGGCCAGTTCGGCAAGTGGCTTGAAAACGCCCGGGACTGGTCCATCTCCCGCAACCGCTACTGGGGTTCACCCATCCCGGTGTGGCAGTCCGACGACCCCGAGTACCCGCGCACCGACGTCTACGGCTCGCTCGCCGAGATGCAGGCCGACTTTGGCCGCCTGCCGCTGAACAACGACGGCGAAGTGGACCTCCACCGCCCGTTCATCGACGAGCTCACGCGCCCCAACCCGGACGACCCCACGGGCAAGTCCACCATGCGCCGCGTCGAGGACGTGCTGGACGTCTGGTTCGACTCCGGCTCCATGCCCTACGGCCAGGTCCACTACCCCTTCGAGAACGAGGACTGGTTCAACACCCACAACCCGGCCGACTTCATCGTCGAGTACATCGGGCAGACGCGCGGCTGGTTCTACATGCTGCACATCCTCTCCACCGCGCTCTTTGACCGCCCGGCCTTCCGCAACGTCATCAGCCATGGCATTGTGCTGGGCTCCGATGGGCAGAAGATGTCCAAGTCGCTGCGCAACTACCCGGACGTCTCCGAGGTCCTGGACCGCGACGGCTCCGACGCCATGCGCTGGTTCCTCATGTCCAGCCCCATCCTGCGCGGCGGCAACCTGGTGGTCACCGAACAGGGCATCCGCGACGGCGTCCGCCAGGTCATCCTGCCCCTGTGGAACGTGTACAGCTTCTTCACCCTGTACGCCAACACGGCCGACGGCGGCAAGGGCTACGACCCGCAGCTGCGCTTTGACGGCTACACGGACCCCATGGATGCGTACCTGCTGGCCAACACCGGCGACCTCGTCCGCGAGTTGACGGCCAAGCTGGACGGCTACGACGTCTCCGGCGCCTGCGATTCCCTGCGCGTCTACCTTGACATGCTGACCAACTGGTACGTGCGCCGCAGCCGCAACCGCTTCTTCGACGAGAGCGCCGACGCCTTCGACGCCCTCTACACGGCCCTGGAAACCGTGTGCCGCGTGGCCGCCCCGCTGCTGCCGCTGGTCACCGAGGAAATCTGGCGCGGCCTCACCGGCGGGCGCTCCGTGCACCTGAGCGACTGGCCCAACGCGGACCTGTTCGTCCCCAACGCCGCACTTGTTGAGCAGATGGACCGGATCCAGCAGATCTGCTCCACCGGCTCCAGCCTGCGCAAGGCTGCCAAGCTGCGCGTGCGCCTGCCCCTGCAGGACCTCACCGTGGTGGCACCCGGCGCCGCAGCACTCGACGGCGCCGAGGGCATCGTCGCCGACGAGCTCAACATCCGCACCATCCGCTTCGTCGACGCCGCGGACGCCTCCCCGGAGGAATTCGGCATCTCGCAGAAGCTCGTGGTCAACGCCCGCGCCGCAGGCCCCCGCCTCGGCAAGGACGTCCAGCTCGCCATCAAGGGCTCCAAGTCCGGCGACTGGTCCGTCACCGACGGTGTTGTCACCGCCGGCGGCCTGGCCCTGGAACCGACCGAGTACACCCTCGAGACAGTTGTTGAGGACGCGCACGACGGCGGCAAGACCGCCGTTGCGATGCTGCCCACCGGCGGCTTCGTGGTCTTGAACACCGAGCTGACACCCGAGCTCGAGGCCGAGGGAACGGCGCGCGACATGGTCCGCGCCATCCAGCAGGCCCGCAAGGACACCGGGCTGAACGTCAGCGACCGCATCCGCACCATCATCTCGGCACCGCAGGACGTCGTCGACGCCCTCCACGCAAACGCCGGTCTCGTCAAGGCCGAGACATTGACGGTCAAGCTCGAGCTGGTCCCGGGCGACGTCGACACCACGATCACCGTTGAACGGAGCACTGTCTAG
- a CDS encoding bifunctional folylpolyglutamate synthase/dihydrofolate synthase produces the protein MSQQHDEFSVESVYAELLGRAPENKMEPRLAPLFRAMDVLGEPNKAFPIIHITGTNGKTSTSRMIEAGLLAHDLRTGRYTSPHLTKVTERISIDGAPVSDETFVRIWDEIRPYLDIVDGELAAAGENRLTYFECLTILAFAIFADEPVDVAVMEVGLGGITDATNVGDGQVAVITPISLDHTELLGDTTGLIAEEKAGIIKEGAFVISAAQPTDAAQVILEAAREKHADFRFEGVEFGVENRTVAVGGQMLDLQGLAGRYPGILLPLHGEHQAQNAAVALAALEAFLGGGEKELNHELVQEGFAAATSPGRLEVMRTSPTIVVDAAHNPAGIAASAAALQESFAFSKLVVVLGVLQEKDAEEILNSLKDAYGDEAQELCLTQSNSPRAIPAAELAELAVDLGWQEEDVHIAEKLDDAIEWAVERAEANNDLAGGVLITGSITVVGEARILLGRPGEREGA, from the coding sequence ATGAGTCAACAGCATGACGAATTTTCGGTGGAGAGCGTCTACGCCGAGCTGCTGGGCCGGGCCCCGGAGAACAAGATGGAGCCGCGCCTGGCCCCCCTGTTCCGGGCCATGGATGTCCTGGGGGAGCCCAACAAGGCCTTCCCGATCATCCACATCACCGGCACCAACGGCAAGACCTCCACGTCGCGCATGATCGAGGCCGGCCTGCTGGCCCACGACCTGCGCACCGGGCGCTACACCAGCCCCCACCTGACAAAGGTCACGGAGCGCATCAGCATTGACGGGGCACCGGTCAGCGACGAAACCTTTGTGCGGATCTGGGACGAGATCCGCCCCTACCTGGACATTGTCGACGGCGAACTGGCGGCCGCGGGCGAGAACCGCCTGACGTACTTCGAGTGCCTGACCATCCTGGCCTTTGCCATCTTCGCCGACGAACCCGTCGACGTCGCCGTCATGGAAGTGGGCCTGGGCGGCATCACCGACGCCACCAACGTGGGCGACGGCCAGGTCGCGGTCATCACCCCCATCTCCCTGGACCACACCGAACTGCTTGGTGACACCACCGGTCTCATTGCCGAGGAGAAGGCGGGCATCATCAAGGAGGGCGCCTTCGTCATCAGCGCCGCCCAGCCCACCGACGCCGCCCAGGTCATCCTGGAGGCTGCGCGCGAGAAGCATGCCGACTTCCGCTTCGAAGGCGTCGAGTTCGGCGTGGAAAACAGGACCGTAGCCGTGGGCGGCCAGATGCTGGACCTGCAGGGCCTGGCAGGGCGCTACCCGGGCATCCTGCTCCCGCTGCACGGCGAGCACCAGGCCCAGAACGCCGCCGTCGCACTGGCAGCGCTGGAGGCATTCCTCGGTGGGGGAGAGAAGGAGCTGAACCATGAACTGGTGCAGGAGGGCTTCGCTGCCGCCACCTCGCCCGGCCGCCTTGAAGTCATGCGCACCTCGCCCACCATCGTGGTGGACGCGGCCCACAATCCGGCCGGCATCGCCGCCAGCGCCGCAGCCCTGCAGGAGTCCTTCGCCTTCAGCAAGCTCGTGGTGGTCCTAGGTGTCCTGCAGGAAAAGGACGCCGAGGAGATCCTGAACTCGCTCAAGGACGCTTACGGCGACGAGGCTCAGGAACTCTGCCTGACCCAGTCCAACTCGCCCCGTGCCATCCCGGCAGCGGAACTGGCCGAGCTCGCCGTCGACCTTGGTTGGCAGGAAGAGGACGTGCACATCGCCGAGAAGCTTGACGACGCCATCGAGTGGGCCGTGGAGCGGGCCGAAGCCAACAACGACCTCGCGGGCGGCGTGCTCATCACCGGTTCCATCACGGTGGTCGGCGAGGCCCGGATCCTGCTGGGACGGCCCGGCGAAAGGGAAGGTGCCTGA